A stretch of the Ornithodoros turicata isolate Travis chromosome 4, ASM3712646v1, whole genome shotgun sequence genome encodes the following:
- the LOC135391675 gene encoding glutathione S-transferase kappa 1-like, whose protein sequence is MALTKTSVELFYDVISPYSYIAFETLLRYEKPWNLNLMLRPFFLGGVMKAAGNRPPGMVPNKAIYMFKDLARLSQYYKIPLKPPPFLMEFIMTKSTVKPQRFLTALDMKFPEYLVPASRGFWKRLYEEHKDIAEDDSVSAVGATAGLNEQQLKEAMAMMGDDKVKNTLKERTDEAVEKYGAFGAPTIVVHTGSKPEVFFGSDRFEVMASVLGKQWNGPLPHGKL, encoded by the coding sequence ATGGCCTTGACTAAAACTTCCGTGGAACTCTTTTACGATGTGATTTCGCCTTACTCATACATCGCCTTTGAAACACTACTTCGTTATGAAAAACCGTGGAACCTGAACCTGATGTTACGACCGTTTTTTCTCGGCGGTGTGATGAAGGCCGCTGGCAACAGACCTCCGGGTATGGTGCCGAACAAGGCGATTTATATGTTCAAAGATCTCGCACGTTTGTCCCAATATTACAAAATACCACTCAAGCCACCTCCATTCCTTATGGAATTTATTATGACGAAGTCGACGGTAAAGCCGCAACGATTTCTGACAGCTCTCGACATGAAGTTTCCGGAGTACCTGGTACCAGCATCCCGTGGGTTCTGGAAGCGGCTTTACGAAGAACACAAGGACATCGCCGAAGACGACAGTGTCTCAGCAGTAGGGGCCACAGCGGGGTTGAACGAACAACAGCTGAAGGAAGCCATGGCTATGATGGGTGATGACAAGGTAAAGAACACATTGAAGGAACGAACAGATGAGGCTGTTGAGAAATACGGTGCTTTCGGAGCACCCACTATTGTGGTGCACACTGGCTCGAAACCGGAGGTGTTCTTCGGCAGCGACAGGTTCGAAGTGATGGCAAGTGTTCTTGGCAAGCAATGGAATGGCCCCCTTCCACATGGGAAGCTTTAA
- the LOC135391676 gene encoding 28 kDa heat- and acid-stable phosphoprotein-like isoform X2: protein MPPRGRGRGRGGGGHKGQRRHFTNFEELEHEKEKEERSRQWRAQRGEGDESGSSNEGSGSESSDEEAAPVAASEGTTEEAQAKAKGVEHLIEIENPNRVEKKAKKVAQISEKDMEQAPQLSRREREELEKQKARLHYQKMHAAGKTDEARADLARLALIRKQREEQAKRREEEMKAKEAEKQAKAETINRALGKKT from the exons ATGCCTCCCAGGGGTCGAG GACGTGGTCGTGGAGGTGGTGGACACAAGGGCCAGAGGCGCCACTTCACCAACTTTGAAGAATTGGAGCACgagaaggagaaggaagagCGTAGCAGACAGTGGAGG GCCCAAAGAGGAGAGGGAGATGAGAGCGGGTCCTCCAATGAAGGATCGGGGTCTGAATCTTCTGATGAAGAAGCGGCTCCAGTGGCTGCATCGGAGGGTACAACCGAAGAAGCACAG GCTAAAGCAAAGGGTGTGGAGCATCTCATTGAGATAGAGAATCCTAACCGTGTTGAGAAGAAAGCAAAGAAAGTGGCGCAGATCAGTGAAAAAGACATGGAACAGGCCCCTCAACTATCTCGGAGGGAGAG GGAAGAGCTAGAGAAGCAGAAAGCTCGTCTACACTATCAAAAGATGCATGCTGCCGGCAAAACGGACGAGGCGAGGGCAGACTTGGCACGTCTGGCACTCATCCGCAAACAGAGGGAAGAGCAAGCAAAGCGGCGTgaagaagaaatgaaag CAAAAGAAGCAGAAAAGCAGGCCAAGGCAGAAACCATCAACCGAGCACTGGGAAAGAAGACATGA
- the LOC135391676 gene encoding 28 kDa heat- and acid-stable phosphoprotein-like isoform X1, which produces MPPRGRGRGRGGGGHKGQRRHFTNFEELEHEKEKEERSRQWRAQRGEGDESGSSNEGSGSESSDEEAAPVAASEGTTEEAQENDKAAQSAEAKAKGVEHLIEIENPNRVEKKAKKVAQISEKDMEQAPQLSRREREELEKQKARLHYQKMHAAGKTDEARADLARLALIRKQREEQAKRREEEMKAKEAEKQAKAETINRALGKKT; this is translated from the exons ATGCCTCCCAGGGGTCGAG GACGTGGTCGTGGAGGTGGTGGACACAAGGGCCAGAGGCGCCACTTCACCAACTTTGAAGAATTGGAGCACgagaaggagaaggaagagCGTAGCAGACAGTGGAGG GCCCAAAGAGGAGAGGGAGATGAGAGCGGGTCCTCCAATGAAGGATCGGGGTCTGAATCTTCTGATGAAGAAGCGGCTCCAGTGGCTGCATCGGAGGGTACAACCGAAGAAGCACAG GAAAATGACAAGGCTGCGCAATCTGCTGAG GCTAAAGCAAAGGGTGTGGAGCATCTCATTGAGATAGAGAATCCTAACCGTGTTGAGAAGAAAGCAAAGAAAGTGGCGCAGATCAGTGAAAAAGACATGGAACAGGCCCCTCAACTATCTCGGAGGGAGAG GGAAGAGCTAGAGAAGCAGAAAGCTCGTCTACACTATCAAAAGATGCATGCTGCCGGCAAAACGGACGAGGCGAGGGCAGACTTGGCACGTCTGGCACTCATCCGCAAACAGAGGGAAGAGCAAGCAAAGCGGCGTgaagaagaaatgaaag CAAAAGAAGCAGAAAAGCAGGCCAAGGCAGAAACCATCAACCGAGCACTGGGAAAGAAGACATGA